A DNA window from Streptomyces bacillaris contains the following coding sequences:
- the rplL gene encoding 50S ribosomal protein L7/L12, producing MAKLSQEDLLAQFEEMTLIELSEFVKAFEEKFDVTAAAAVAVAGPAGPGAPTEAVEEKDEFDVILTGAGEKKIQVIKVVRELTSLGLKEAKDLVDGTPKPVLEKVAKEAAEKAAESLKAAGASVEVK from the coding sequence ATGGCGAAGCTGTCCCAGGAAGACCTGCTCGCGCAGTTCGAGGAGATGACCCTCATCGAGCTCTCCGAGTTCGTGAAGGCCTTCGAGGAGAAGTTCGACGTCACCGCCGCCGCGGCCGTCGCCGTCGCCGGTCCGGCCGGCCCGGGCGCGCCCACCGAGGCCGTCGAGGAGAAGGACGAGTTCGACGTCATCCTCACCGGCGCCGGCGAGAAGAAGATCCAGGTCATCAAGGTCGTGCGTGAGCTGACCTCGCTGGGTCTGAAGGAGGCCAAGGACCTCGTCGACGGCACCCCGAAGCCGGTCCTCGAGAAGGTCGCCAAGGAGGCCGCCGAGAAGGCTGCCGAGTCCCTCAAGGCCGCCGGCGCTTCCGTCGAGGTCAAGTAA
- the rplJ gene encoding 50S ribosomal protein L10 — protein sequence MARPDKAAAVAELTDQFRSSNAAVLTEYRGLTVAQLKELRRSLGENAQYAVVKNTLTKIAANEAGIDALDDLFSGPTAVAFVTGDPVESAKGLRDFAKDNPNLIIKGGVLDGKALSADEIKKLADLESREVLLSKLAGAFKGKQTQAAQVFQALPSKFVRTAEALRAKKEEQGGAGTPAPAEAAE from the coding sequence ATGGCAAGGCCCGACAAGGCTGCCGCGGTAGCCGAGCTGACGGACCAGTTCCGCAGCTCGAACGCCGCCGTGCTGACCGAGTACCGGGGTCTCACCGTGGCACAGCTCAAGGAGCTGCGCCGTTCGCTCGGTGAGAACGCCCAGTACGCCGTGGTGAAGAACACGCTGACCAAGATTGCGGCCAACGAGGCCGGGATCGACGCGCTGGACGACCTGTTCTCGGGTCCGACGGCGGTTGCCTTCGTCACCGGTGACCCGGTGGAGTCGGCGAAGGGTCTTCGTGACTTCGCCAAGGACAACCCGAACCTCATCATCAAGGGCGGTGTCCTTGACGGTAAGGCGCTGTCCGCCGATGAGATCAAGAAGCTCGCGGACCTCGAGTCCCGCGAGGTTCTGCTCTCCAAGCTGGCCGGTGCTTTCAAGGGCAAGCAGACGCAGGCGGCGCAGGTCTTCCAGGCCCTGCCCTCCAAGTTCGTCCGCACCGCGGAAGCTCTTCGCGCCAAGAAGGAAGAGCAGGGCGGTGCCGGTACTCCGGCTCCCGCCGAGGCCGCCGAGTAA
- the rplA gene encoding 50S ribosomal protein L1, whose translation MKRSKNLRAADAKIDRERVYAPLEAVRLAKETATTKFDGTVEVAFRLGVDPRKADQMVRGTVNLPHGTGKTARVLVFATGDRAAAAEAAGADIVGADELIDEVAKGRLDFDAVVATPDLMGKVGRLGRVLGPRGLMPNPKTGTVTPDVAKAVNDIKGGKIEFRVDKHSNLHFIIGKVSFDETKLVENYAAALEEVLRLKPSAAKGRYIKKAALATTMGPGIPLDANRTRNLLVEEDPAAV comes from the coding sequence GTGAAGCGCAGCAAGAACCTCCGCGCTGCGGACGCCAAGATCGACCGGGAGCGCGTGTACGCCCCGCTCGAGGCCGTCCGTCTCGCCAAGGAGACCGCCACCACGAAGTTCGACGGCACCGTCGAGGTCGCCTTCCGCCTGGGTGTCGACCCGCGCAAGGCCGACCAGATGGTCCGCGGCACCGTGAACCTCCCGCACGGCACCGGCAAGACCGCCCGGGTCCTGGTCTTCGCGACCGGTGACCGTGCTGCGGCCGCGGAAGCCGCCGGAGCCGACATCGTCGGCGCCGACGAGCTGATCGACGAGGTGGCGAAGGGCCGTCTGGACTTCGACGCCGTCGTCGCCACCCCGGACCTCATGGGCAAGGTCGGCCGCCTCGGCCGCGTGCTCGGTCCGCGTGGTCTGATGCCGAACCCGAAGACCGGCACCGTCACCCCCGATGTCGCCAAGGCTGTCAACGACATCAAGGGCGGAAAGATCGAGTTCCGCGTCGACAAGCACTCCAACCTGCACTTCATCATCGGCAAGGTCTCGTTCGACGAGACCAAGCTGGTGGAGAACTACGCAGCGGCGCTGGAGGAAGTCCTCCGTCTGAAGCCGTCCGCCGCCAAGGGCCGCTACATCAAGAAGGCCGCGCTGGCCACCACGATGGGCCCCGGCATCCCGCTGGACGCCAACCGCACCCGCAACCTCCTCGTCGAGGAGGACCCGGCCGCCGTCTGA
- the rplK gene encoding 50S ribosomal protein L11: MPPKKKKVTGLIKLQINAGAANPAPPVGPALGQHGVNIMEFCKAYNAATESQRGMVVPVEITVYEDRSFTFVTKTPPAAKLILKAAGVEKGSGEPHKTKVAKLTAAQVREIATTKLPDLNANDLDAASKIIAGTARSMGITVEG, from the coding sequence ATGCCTCCCAAGAAGAAGAAGGTCACGGGGCTTATCAAGCTCCAGATCAACGCCGGTGCGGCGAACCCGGCCCCGCCGGTCGGCCCCGCGCTCGGTCAGCACGGCGTCAACATCATGGAGTTCTGCAAGGCCTACAACGCCGCGACCGAGTCGCAGCGTGGCATGGTCGTGCCGGTGGAGATCACGGTCTACGAGGACCGCTCCTTCACCTTCGTCACGAAGACTCCGCCGGCCGCCAAGCTGATCCTCAAGGCCGCGGGTGTGGAGAAGGGCTCCGGCGAGCCGCACAAGACCAAGGTCGCCAAGCTGACGGCTGCCCAGGTCCGCGAGATCGCCACGACGAAGCTCCCCGACCTGAACGCCAATGACCTCGACGCCGCGTCGAAGATCATCGCCGGCACCGCCCGTTCCATGGGCATCACGGTCGAAGGCTGA
- the nusG gene encoding transcription termination/antitermination protein NusG encodes MSDPNLNDSVEPEAGASKSGKDELDIVEAADSVEPDRAETAVDTEAVADETVEADEDAAVAEVAEAVEADDESADEEEAEPAAPVDPVAALREELRGLPGEWYVIHTYAGYEKRVKANLEQRAVSLNVEEFIYQAEVPEEEIVQIKNGERKNVRQNKLPGYVLVRMDLTNESWGVVRNTPGVTGFVGNAYDPYPLTLDEIVKMLAPEAEEKAAREAAEAEGKPAPARKVEVQVLDFEVGDSVTVTDGPFATLQATINEINADSKKVKGLVEIFGRETPVELSFDQIQKN; translated from the coding sequence GTGTCTGACCCGAACCTGAACGACTCCGTCGAGCCCGAGGCGGGCGCCTCCAAGTCCGGCAAGGACGAGCTCGACATCGTTGAGGCTGCTGACTCCGTGGAGCCCGACCGGGCCGAGACCGCTGTGGACACCGAGGCCGTGGCGGACGAGACGGTCGAGGCCGACGAGGACGCCGCCGTCGCCGAGGTGGCGGAAGCCGTCGAGGCCGACGACGAGAGCGCCGACGAGGAGGAGGCCGAGCCGGCCGCCCCCGTCGACCCCGTCGCCGCCCTCCGCGAGGAGCTGCGCGGTCTCCCCGGCGAGTGGTACGTCATCCACACGTACGCCGGGTACGAGAAGCGCGTGAAGGCCAACCTGGAGCAGCGCGCCGTCTCGCTCAACGTGGAGGAGTTCATCTACCAGGCCGAGGTGCCTGAAGAGGAAATCGTCCAGATCAAGAACGGCGAGCGCAAGAACGTCCGGCAGAACAAGCTCCCCGGCTACGTGCTGGTGCGCATGGACCTGACGAACGAGTCCTGGGGCGTCGTGCGGAACACGCCGGGTGTCACCGGCTTCGTGGGCAACGCCTACGACCCGTACCCGCTGACCCTCGACGAGATCGTCAAGATGCTCGCCCCGGAGGCCGAGGAGAAGGCCGCCCGCGAGGCCGCCGAGGCCGAGGGCAAGCCGGCTCCGGCCCGCAAGGTCGAGGTCCAGGTGCTGGACTTCGAGGTCGGCGACTCGGTCACCGTCACCGACGGCCCGTTCGCCACGCTCCAGGCCACGATCAACGAGATCAACGCCGACTCGAAGAAGGTCAAGGGCCTCGTCGAGATCTTCGGCCGCGAGACCCCGGTCGAGCTGAGCTTCGACCAGATCCAGAAGAACTAG
- the secE gene encoding preprotein translocase subunit SecE encodes MTDAVGSIDMPDAEDESPESKKKTRKGGKRGKKGPLGRLALFYRQIVAELRKVVWPTRSQLTTYTSVVIVFVVVMIGIVTVLDMGFARVVKYVFG; translated from the coding sequence GTGACGGACGCCGTGGGCTCCATCGACATGCCTGATGCTGAGGATGAATCCCCCGAGTCCAAGAAGAAGACTCGGAAGGGCGGCAAGCGCGGCAAGAAGGGTCCTCTGGGCCGCCTCGCGCTGTTCTACCGCCAGATCGTCGCCGAACTCCGTAAGGTTGTCTGGCCGACCCGTAGCCAGCTGACGACGTACACCTCCGTCGTCATCGTGTTCGTCGTCGTGATGATCGGTATCGTTACCGTTCTCGACATGGGATTCGCGCGGGTCGTCAAGTACGTCTTCGGCTGA
- a CDS encoding pyridoxal phosphate-dependent aminotransferase, with protein sequence MSAATSPSERRVSARVGAISESATLAVDAKAKALKAAGRPVIGFGAGEPDFPTPDYIVDAAVEACRTPKYHRYTPAGGLPELKAAIAEKTLRDSGYEVDASQILVTNGGKQAIYEAFAAILDPGDEVIVPAPYWTTYPESIRLAGGVPVEVVADETTGYRVSVEQLEAARTERTKVVLFVSPSNPTGAVYSEADAEAIGRWAVEHGLWVMTDEIYEHLVYGDATFTSLPAIVPELRDKCIVVNGVAKTYAMTGWRVGWIIGPKDVVKAATNLQSHATSNVSNVAQAAALAAVSGPLDAVAEMRTAFDRRRKLIVRMLNEIDGVFCPEPEGAFYAYPSVKGLLGKEIRGKRPADSVELAALILDEAEVAVVPGEAFGTPGYLRLSYALGDDDLIEGVSRVQKLMAEAKA encoded by the coding sequence ATGAGCGCTGCAACTTCCCCGTCCGAGCGCAGGGTTTCCGCCCGCGTCGGTGCGATCTCCGAGTCCGCGACCCTCGCCGTCGACGCCAAGGCCAAGGCCCTCAAGGCCGCCGGCCGTCCGGTGATCGGCTTCGGTGCCGGTGAGCCCGATTTCCCGACCCCCGACTACATCGTCGACGCCGCGGTCGAGGCCTGCCGCACCCCGAAGTACCACCGCTACACCCCGGCCGGGGGCCTCCCCGAGCTGAAGGCCGCCATCGCCGAGAAGACCCTGCGGGACTCCGGCTACGAGGTCGACGCCAGCCAGATCCTGGTGACCAACGGCGGCAAGCAGGCCATCTACGAGGCCTTCGCCGCGATCCTCGACCCGGGCGACGAGGTCATCGTCCCCGCCCCGTACTGGACCACCTACCCCGAGTCGATCCGGCTCGCGGGCGGTGTCCCGGTCGAGGTCGTCGCCGACGAGACCACCGGCTACCGGGTATCCGTCGAGCAGCTGGAGGCCGCGCGCACCGAGCGGACCAAGGTCGTCCTCTTCGTCTCGCCGTCCAACCCGACCGGCGCCGTCTACAGCGAGGCCGACGCCGAGGCGATCGGCCGCTGGGCCGTCGAGCACGGCCTGTGGGTGATGACCGACGAGATCTACGAGCACCTCGTCTACGGCGACGCGACGTTCACCTCGCTCCCGGCGATCGTGCCCGAGCTGCGCGACAAGTGCATCGTCGTCAACGGCGTCGCCAAGACGTACGCGATGACCGGCTGGCGCGTGGGGTGGATCATCGGCCCCAAGGACGTCGTGAAGGCCGCGACCAACCTCCAGTCGCACGCCACCTCCAACGTCTCCAACGTGGCCCAGGCCGCCGCGCTCGCGGCCGTCTCCGGCCCGCTGGACGCCGTCGCGGAGATGCGGACCGCCTTCGACCGCCGCCGCAAGCTCATCGTGCGGATGCTCAACGAGATCGACGGCGTGTTCTGCCCGGAGCCCGAGGGCGCGTTCTACGCCTACCCGTCGGTGAAGGGGCTGCTCGGCAAGGAGATCCGCGGCAAGCGCCCGGCCGACTCGGTCGAGCTGGCCGCCCTGATCCTGGACGAGGCCGAGGTCGCGGTCGTCCCGGGCGAGGCCTTCGGCACCCCGGGGTATCTCCGCCTCTCCTACGCCCTGGGCGACGACGACCTGATCGAGGGCGTCTCCCGCGTCCAGAAGCTCATGGCCGAGGCCAAGGCCTGA
- a CDS encoding adenosine deaminase: protein MERDVRLLPKAHLHLHFTGSMRPTTLLELADKYGVHLPDALTGGEPPKLRATDERGWFRFQRLYDIARSCLRSPEDIHRLVRESAQEDVADGSGWLEIQVDPTSYAPLLGGLIPAIEIILDAVDSASRDTGLGMRVVIAANRMKHPLDARTLARLAVRYADRGVVGFGLSNDERRGMARDFDRAFAIARDGGLLAAPHGGELAGPSSVRDCLDDLDASRIGHGVRAAEDPRLLARLAERQVTCEVCPSSNVALGVYEKPADVPLRTLFDAGVPMALGADDPLLFGSRLAAQYELVRRDHGFTDAELAELARQSVRGSAAPVDVREKLLSGIDDWLAS from the coding sequence ATGGAGCGTGATGTACGTCTGTTGCCCAAGGCCCACCTGCACCTGCACTTCACCGGGTCGATGCGGCCCACCACCCTGCTCGAACTCGCCGACAAGTACGGGGTCCATCTCCCCGACGCACTGACCGGCGGCGAGCCGCCCAAACTGCGGGCGACCGACGAGCGCGGCTGGTTCCGCTTCCAGCGGCTCTACGACATCGCCCGGTCCTGCCTCAGGTCCCCCGAGGACATCCACCGGCTGGTGCGCGAGAGCGCCCAGGAGGACGTCGCGGACGGCTCCGGGTGGCTGGAGATCCAGGTCGACCCCACTTCGTACGCCCCACTGCTCGGCGGACTGATCCCGGCCATCGAGATCATCCTGGACGCGGTGGACAGCGCCTCGCGGGACACCGGGCTCGGGATGCGCGTGGTGATCGCCGCGAACCGGATGAAGCACCCGCTGGACGCCCGCACCCTGGCCCGGCTGGCCGTGCGGTACGCGGACCGGGGCGTCGTCGGCTTCGGGCTCTCCAACGACGAGCGGCGCGGGATGGCCCGCGACTTCGACCGGGCCTTCGCCATCGCCCGGGACGGCGGTCTGCTGGCCGCCCCGCACGGCGGCGAGCTGGCGGGGCCCTCCAGCGTCCGCGACTGCCTGGACGACCTGGACGCCTCCCGCATCGGCCACGGGGTGCGGGCGGCCGAGGACCCCCGGCTGCTGGCCCGGCTGGCCGAGCGCCAGGTGACCTGTGAGGTCTGCCCGTCCTCCAATGTGGCGCTCGGCGTCTACGAGAAACCCGCGGACGTCCCCCTGCGCACTCTGTTCGACGCGGGGGTGCCGATGGCGCTGGGCGCGGACGACCCGCTGCTGTTCGGCTCGCGGCTGGCCGCGCAGTACGAGCTGGTCCGCCGCGACCACGGCTTCACCGACGCGGAGCTGGCCGAGCTGGCCCGCCAGTCGGTCCGCGGCTCGGCGGCGCCCGTCGACGTACGGGAGAAGCTGCTGTCGGGGATCGACGACTGGCTGGCTAGCTGA
- a CDS encoding TetR/AcrR family transcriptional regulator yields the protein MEPKPARVRIVDAAHELMLSIGLARTTTKEIARAAGCSEAALYKYFPSKEELFVTVLKERLPGLGGLLAGLVAGEGTVEANLTEVARQAALFYEQTFPMVASLYAEPQLKRRHEERMRELDTGPHMPIQGLDGYLRAEQRAGRVRADADTYAAASLLLGACAQRAFAYDALPGGTPPQPLEEFAAGLARTLLAGIS from the coding sequence GTGGAGCCGAAGCCCGCCCGGGTCCGGATCGTCGACGCCGCCCATGAGCTGATGCTCTCCATCGGCCTCGCCCGGACCACCACCAAGGAGATCGCGCGGGCGGCCGGCTGCTCGGAGGCGGCGCTGTACAAGTACTTCCCCAGCAAGGAAGAGCTCTTCGTGACCGTCCTCAAGGAGCGGCTGCCGGGGCTCGGCGGGCTGCTCGCCGGGCTGGTCGCGGGGGAGGGCACCGTCGAGGCCAACCTCACCGAGGTCGCCCGGCAGGCCGCGCTCTTCTACGAGCAGACGTTCCCGATGGTCGCCTCCCTCTACGCCGAACCGCAGCTCAAGCGCCGCCACGAGGAGCGCATGCGGGAGCTGGACACCGGCCCCCACATGCCGATCCAGGGGCTCGACGGCTACCTCCGCGCCGAACAGCGCGCGGGCCGGGTCCGGGCGGACGCGGACACCTACGCGGCCGCCTCACTCCTGCTCGGCGCCTGCGCCCAGCGGGCCTTCGCCTACGACGCGCTGCCCGGCGGCACGCCCCCGCAGCCGCTGGAGGAGTTCGCCGCCGGCCTCGCCCGCACGCTGCTGGCCGGGATCAGCTAG
- a CDS encoding NAD(P)-dependent oxidoreductase produces the protein MRLTVFGATGGVGREIVGQALAAGHEVTAVVRDPDRLPEGLDRTALHGAVALDDTGAVRAAVAGRDAVLSGLGARGRKPDGIAERLTGRIVAAMEAEGVRRLLVVSAVPVGPEAAGDPLVDRLSRKAVEAVLAEVYADLTRMEAVLARSATEWTAVRPPRLTDGPRTGVYRRAVGGTPRSSRTISRADVAHAMLALIDDPAAVRTGVGVAY, from the coding sequence ATGCGGCTCACGGTGTTCGGAGCGACCGGCGGTGTCGGCCGGGAGATCGTGGGCCAGGCGCTCGCGGCGGGCCACGAGGTGACGGCCGTGGTCCGGGACCCGGACCGGCTGCCGGAGGGACTGGACCGGACCGCACTGCACGGGGCCGTCGCCCTGGACGACACGGGCGCGGTCCGGGCGGCGGTGGCGGGGCGGGACGCGGTGCTCTCGGGGCTCGGCGCGCGGGGCCGGAAGCCGGACGGGATCGCGGAGCGGCTGACCGGGCGGATCGTGGCGGCGATGGAGGCCGAGGGGGTGCGGCGGCTGCTGGTGGTGAGCGCGGTGCCGGTGGGGCCGGAGGCGGCGGGCGATCCGCTGGTCGACCGGCTCTCCCGCAAGGCGGTCGAGGCGGTGCTGGCGGAGGTGTACGCCGATCTCACGCGGATGGAGGCGGTGCTGGCCCGCAGCGCGACGGAGTGGACCGCTGTACGCCCGCCGAGGCTGACGGACGGGCCGCGTACGGGCGTCTACCGGCGGGCCGTGGGCGGGACGCCGCGCAGCAGCCGGACCATCTCCCGGGCCGACGTGGCGCACGCGATGCTGGCGCTGATCGACGACCCGGCGGCGGTTCGGACGGGCGTGGGTGTGGCGTACTGA
- a CDS encoding UDP-N-acetylmuramate dehydrogenase, whose amino-acid sequence MQELHDAPLAPLTTFRLGGPATRLLTATTDAEVIAAVRQADASGTPLLVVGGGSNLVIGDKGFDGTALRIATRGFTLSGTSLELAAGEVWTDAVARTVEAGLAGIECLAGIPGSAGATPIQNVGAYGQEVSSTITEVVAYDRHTGETVTLPNAECSFSYRHSRFKAEPDRFVVLRVRFELEDADGLSAPLAYPETARAMGVEQGERVALTAARETVLKLRAGKGMVLDPEDHDTWSAGSFFTNPILDGAAFQEFLARVHERLGPEVTPPAFPAGDGRTKTSAAWLIDRAGFTKGYGTGPARISTKHTLALTNRGEATTDDLLALAREVVAGVHAAFGVTLVNEPVTVGVSL is encoded by the coding sequence GTGCAGGAACTCCACGATGCCCCCCTCGCCCCCCTGACCACCTTCCGGCTCGGCGGCCCCGCCACCCGGCTGCTGACGGCCACCACCGACGCCGAGGTGATCGCCGCCGTGCGCCAGGCCGACGCGAGCGGCACCCCGCTGCTGGTCGTCGGCGGCGGCTCCAACCTGGTCATCGGCGACAAGGGTTTCGACGGCACCGCGCTGCGGATCGCCACCCGGGGCTTCACCCTCTCCGGTACGTCGCTGGAACTGGCGGCCGGTGAGGTCTGGACCGACGCCGTCGCCCGGACCGTGGAGGCGGGTCTCGCGGGCATCGAGTGCCTGGCCGGAATCCCCGGCTCCGCGGGCGCGACGCCGATCCAGAACGTCGGGGCGTACGGGCAGGAGGTCTCCTCCACCATCACGGAGGTCGTCGCCTACGACCGGCACACCGGGGAGACGGTCACCCTGCCCAACGCGGAGTGCTCCTTCTCGTACCGCCACAGCCGTTTCAAGGCGGAGCCCGACCGCTTCGTGGTCCTCCGGGTCCGGTTCGAGCTGGAGGACGCCGACGGGCTCTCCGCGCCCCTCGCGTACCCGGAGACGGCCCGGGCCATGGGCGTCGAGCAGGGGGAGCGCGTCGCCCTGACCGCCGCCCGGGAGACCGTGCTGAAGCTGCGCGCGGGCAAGGGCATGGTGCTGGACCCGGAGGACCACGACACCTGGTCCGCGGGCTCCTTCTTCACCAACCCGATCCTCGACGGGGCCGCCTTCCAGGAGTTCCTGGCCCGGGTCCACGAGCGCCTCGGCCCGGAGGTGACGCCCCCGGCGTTCCCCGCCGGGGACGGCCGCACCAAGACCTCCGCGGCCTGGCTGATCGACCGGGCGGGCTTCACCAAGGGGTACGGCACCGGCCCCGCCCGGATCTCCACCAAGCACACCCTCGCCCTGACCAACCGCGGCGAGGCCACCACCGACGACCTCCTCGCCCTGGCCCGTGAGGTCGTCGCCGGGGTCCACGCGGCCTTCGGCGTCACCCTGGTCAACGAGCCGGTGACGGTCGGCGTCAGCCTCTGA
- a CDS encoding MaoC family dehydratase — protein MTAKVSFDEVEVGTELPAQSFPVTRATLVRYAGASGDFNPIHWNEKFAREVGLPDVIAHGMFTMAEAIRVVTDWAGDPGAVVDYGVRFTKPVVVPDDDKGALIEVSGKVAAKLEDNLVRVDLVAVCDGKKVLGMSRAVVRLA, from the coding sequence ATGACGGCGAAGGTCTCCTTCGACGAGGTCGAGGTCGGTACGGAGCTGCCCGCGCAGTCGTTCCCGGTGACACGGGCGACGCTCGTGCGGTACGCGGGCGCCTCGGGCGACTTCAACCCGATCCACTGGAACGAGAAGTTCGCGCGCGAGGTCGGGCTGCCGGACGTGATCGCGCACGGCATGTTCACGATGGCCGAGGCGATCCGCGTGGTCACGGACTGGGCCGGAGACCCGGGCGCGGTCGTCGACTACGGGGTGCGCTTCACCAAGCCGGTCGTCGTGCCCGACGACGACAAGGGCGCCCTGATCGAGGTCAGCGGCAAGGTCGCGGCCAAGCTGGAGGACAACCTGGTCCGGGTGGACCTGGTGGCCGTCTGCGACGGCAAGAAGGTGCTGGGCATGTCCCGCGCCGTCGTCAGGCTCGCCTGA
- a CDS encoding MaoC family dehydratase N-terminal domain-containing protein, producing the protein MALDQSFVGRTYPPTPAYEVGREKIREFAEAVGDAHPAYVDVDAARALGHPDVIAPPTFVFSITYRAAGEVVQDPQLGLDYSRVVHGDQKFTYVRPVRAGDRLTVTSTIEGIKSLAGNDIVDIRGDVHDESGELVVSALTKLVARAAEEA; encoded by the coding sequence ATGGCGCTCGACCAGTCCTTCGTGGGGCGGACCTATCCGCCCACCCCTGCGTACGAGGTAGGCCGGGAGAAGATCCGCGAGTTCGCCGAGGCGGTGGGCGATGCCCATCCGGCGTACGTCGATGTGGACGCCGCCCGCGCGCTCGGCCACCCCGATGTGATCGCCCCGCCCACGTTCGTCTTCTCCATCACCTACCGGGCCGCCGGCGAAGTGGTGCAGGACCCGCAGCTGGGCCTGGACTACAGCCGGGTCGTCCACGGCGACCAGAAGTTCACCTATGTGCGTCCGGTACGGGCGGGGGACCGGCTGACGGTCACCTCCACGATCGAGGGCATCAAGTCCCTGGCGGGCAACGACATCGTGGACATCCGCGGGGACGTGCACGACGAGAGCGGCGAGCTGGTCGTCTCGGCGCTCACGAAGCTGGTGGCGCGCGCCGCCGAGGAGGCGTGA
- the rpmG gene encoding 50S ribosomal protein L33, with the protein MAATDVRPKITLACVECKERNYITKKNRRNNPDRLEMKKHCPRCNSHTAHRETR; encoded by the coding sequence GTGGCTGCCACCGACGTCCGCCCGAAGATCACGCTGGCCTGCGTGGAGTGCAAGGAGCGGAACTACATCACCAAGAAGAACCGGCGTAACAACCCGGACCGTCTTGAGATGAAGAAGCACTGCCCGCGCTGCAACTCGCACACCGCGCACCGCGAAACGCGCTGA
- a CDS encoding amidohydrolase family protein yields the protein MPDSRPRRPDDNAPDSADAATTDPAPALVLSGARLADGRAVDVRLSGSRIEAVGTAGSLTSRGPRIDLRGYLLLPAPAEPHAHGDTALTADANGPGPASHRSEDIQRRATEAALLQLGHGATALRAHVRIGDVQGLAALEAVLQARRALRGLADLTAVAVPRLLTGVAGAEGLALLRDAVKMGAAVVGGCPDLDPDPTGYTAAVLEVAAEHGCPVDLHTDGDDPARLARLAAMAGGLRPGVALGPCAGLAHLPLETAGRAADQLAAAGITVVCLPQGGCTGSERRTTAPVRLLRSAGVRMAAGSGALRDTANPVGRGDPLEAAYLLASQHGLRPEHAYAMVSTTARAALGLPDVRVEAGFPAELLAVRGERLSAALSLAYSRIVIHRGRVVARTSAVREYCDSEPDPAAGPDLPRQGRPDSGGGPGN from the coding sequence ATGCCCGACAGCCGGCCACGGCGGCCCGACGACAACGCGCCGGACAGCGCTGACGCGGCCACCACCGACCCCGCCCCCGCCCTCGTCCTGAGCGGCGCCCGCCTCGCCGACGGCCGCGCCGTCGACGTACGCCTCAGCGGCAGCCGTATCGAGGCCGTCGGCACCGCGGGCAGCCTCACCTCCCGCGGCCCCCGCATCGACCTGCGCGGCTACCTCCTGCTCCCCGCCCCGGCCGAACCCCACGCCCACGGCGACACCGCCCTCACCGCCGACGCGAACGGCCCGGGGCCCGCATCCCACCGCTCCGAGGACATCCAGCGCCGCGCCACCGAGGCCGCCCTGCTCCAGCTCGGCCACGGCGCCACCGCCCTGCGCGCCCACGTCCGGATCGGCGACGTCCAGGGGCTCGCCGCGCTGGAGGCCGTCCTCCAGGCACGCCGGGCGCTGCGCGGCCTCGCCGACCTGACCGCGGTCGCCGTCCCCCGGCTGCTCACCGGGGTCGCCGGGGCCGAGGGCCTCGCCCTGCTCCGGGACGCCGTGAAGATGGGCGCGGCGGTCGTCGGCGGCTGCCCCGACCTGGACCCCGACCCGACCGGGTACACGGCGGCGGTGCTGGAGGTCGCCGCCGAGCACGGCTGCCCGGTCGACCTGCACACCGACGGCGACGACCCGGCCCGGCTGGCCCGGCTCGCCGCGATGGCCGGGGGGCTGCGTCCCGGGGTCGCCCTCGGCCCCTGCGCCGGGCTCGCCCACCTCCCCCTGGAGACGGCGGGCCGGGCCGCCGACCAGCTGGCCGCCGCCGGGATCACCGTCGTCTGCCTCCCCCAGGGCGGCTGTACGGGCTCCGAGCGCCGCACGACCGCCCCCGTACGCCTCCTGCGCTCCGCGGGCGTACGCATGGCGGCGGGCAGCGGCGCACTGCGCGACACGGCCAACCCGGTGGGGCGCGGCGACCCGCTGGAGGCCGCGTACCTCCTCGCCTCGCAGCACGGCCTGCGCCCCGAGCACGCCTACGCCATGGTCTCCACGACGGCCCGCGCCGCGCTCGGCCTGCCCGACGTCCGCGTGGAGGCGGGTTTCCCGGCCGAACTCCTCGCCGTACGCGGTGAACGGCTGTCCGCCGCGCTCTCCCTCGCGTACAGCCGGATCGTCATCCACCGCGGCCGGGTCGTCGCCCGTACCAGCGCCGTACGCGAGTACTGCGACTCCGAGCCCGACCCGGCCGCCGGACCCGATCTCCCCCGTCAGGGGCGGCCCGACTCCGGTGGCGGGCCGGGGAACTGA